In Oryza sativa Japonica Group chromosome 8, ASM3414082v1, the sequence CAACAACATCTCGATTGGGTAGTGTTTTACCTCATTTGCAACATCTCCGTTGGCTAGTGTAACAGTGTTTTACCTCATTTGGCTGTTTGCAGGCACGATTCCTAGTTGATACCCAAAATTTCATTAggtttttttgaatttttggaTTCCCTAAAACAAAGAACTTTTGTAGGCACGGGCTTGCTATTGCCTCTTGTAGTGATAGCGGTGGGAATTTTGGGTACTGGTAACATTTCAAAGTACtgtttaagcatgatttatatctcatacatttacataaaatatttgaataaaatgaatggttaaacatgtgtttaaaagtcaacacgtcatctattaaaaaaatagaggggGTATGTCCTAATATTGTTTGCAACAGGTTAATTGCGAggattttttaaacattttcaaCCCTATAAATGTTTTTTCATGATAAACTTATGTTATAGAAATGAAATAAGATATTAAACAAGATATAGgacaattttgtaaaaaaaaaagagcacatGGATTAGTTggtaaaattatatattagaAGTTCATGGAGAGTTGGTGGTGACTATTGCCATCACCATTGTCttcttttaaaggagtatagatgGTATAGACAGTTTTGATGTATAACTATAGCGGTCTCAATGTGGAAATGTAGCAGTTCCGATGTGGATCATAGCAATAGAGCTGTAGACGGCAACTCCGGCATGGATTGAGGCCGTGGAGACGATGGTCGCGATGATTGCAAATCCTGGTGGTGGAGGTGCATATCAGTAAAGAGCATAGAGCAGAAGGCAAGAAGGTAAGGACAAGAGCGAAATAGGTGATATCGGTGATAAAAAGGCATGGGGAGAGGGAGCGTAGGCATTTGCAAAGCACTTGAGGGTCTAAACCCAACTTCTTTCAAGAATAATTGTGGACGGTCACACCTTTTTTATGATAGGATAAGTTAAATTCTTTTATCAATTTGAGCTCGGGATGAAAAAGTTTACATGCCTATAATTTATACTAATATTGCCTCTATAGGGCTTTCAAGTAAGCCcctagagcatcaccaacagtccCCTTATTCCATCCCCCATCCTAACTTTTTGggattttggtaaaaaaaaaatgcctcCAACAGATCTCCTATCTGGATCCTAATGTTTTGGAAACCCCTTCCCCGCATCCTTCGCTCTCTtcatttgagagagagagagagagagagagagagaaacggcGTGTCTGTCATCCCCAATCTCTCATTAGCGCCAAATTTTTCTCAAGGGAGAGCGCGACACACATTGGGGGGAACGCCAGGAGCGCACGCAAGAGGGAGGAAAACAGAAATAAGCTGGTGTTAGTTTAACAAAAGGGACCACTTTTAGTTTTGGAGATAAAATTTAGGATTTCTCTTGGAAATATATGTTTTTCGACTACttattttcagtttaggaaacCCGAAAATAAATTTTTGGAGAGAGATTATACGTAATttcttggtgatgctcttaaCAATGATTTTGGAGAGAAAAATGAAGAGAAAGAGGGCAAAGATGGGGAGCGAGTGATGTTGAGAAGAAAAGGGACAaacaacccaagacaaatttttaTTGGGTTAAGGGCTGATTAGTCCGAAAGAGATAAGGCACGAACGCTTgtgctttcctttttttttccttaccaCACGGTTTTCTTTTCCCGTAAGCTTATACACCAAAAGTTTGTCCAATCCTGAATCCAGTTTCGATTTTGATTCGAATTCGGATTCAaatacttttatatagaaagtttctaTACTAAAAATCTCTACATATAATATTTACCATTATTAACTTTCTAGGACAGTTTGTCTTATTGGATCAGTATAAATTTCTACACATAAGATTTACCATCCGCGCGGCTCAAACACCACTGTCAACCACTGTCAGTGCCTCGTCGCTTGCCCATATCCAATTCACACAGCCGGACCGTCTCTCACGACCATCCCCCAATCTGGGAATCTAAACCCTATTCCATTAGGTTCTTCATAGTCACCGAAACTAGAAAGGAAAGGGTCGTCGCAGATGGAGAAGAAGGAACTGGGGTTGTCAGAGCACGGATCATAAAGCAAGTCGTAAGGGTAGAAatctgaaagaaaaaagaacattttttttgtcaaatgtgATTTAAGCAATCCCATTATAAATTAGCTACGGTTGATTAAGTTAGTGCGTACTCcttccgtactcgtaaaggaagtcgtttaggacagcgacacggtctccaaaacacaactttgacttcttttttctataaaaaaattattgaaaagtgatatatgtatacttttatgaaagtatttttcaagataaatctatttatataatttttatattttcaaactaaagaacttaagagttattcatcatttatattcccaagattTAACTTAAATATTGCTCTAAACTATGAGTATGGAAGGAGTACTTACCTCCCAGCCCCAGTAATCCCGGTCTAGTTTTACTCGAAGCCCAAGCTTTAATCTCACAGGCAGACAGGCGTCACCGGTCACCGCGCCCGGTTCCTTGCTAGACGGCGACTCCTCCACCGATCGCTTCGGCACCACAGTCCATCCATGGTACGCCCGGGGCCGCGCGTTGCATCTGCACGGCGAGCACCTACGCGTTTGTCACAAGCGGGGGGCAGTTTGTCTCCTTCAGCCCGCGCGCGCCCGCATCGCGTGATGAAATCCAACGCGGCGTCTCGGCCGGATGCCCTGCCCCTTCCATCCGCTGTCGGTGGCCGCACCACACCCGTCGCCGTCCTGAAAAGAATTTCGCTTCACAACCCACGCTTCTCGTCGCGTGGACGGGTCGCGAGCAACGGCAACGTGCTATTACTGCTGCTGCTAAACACAACGGCCATGGAAGCTGGCAGACTGGACAACGACGTTGCATTACAATATTTCTACAACTGCATATATgttcaaaagaaaaaagggagGAACTATAGTACTTACTATATAATTAAGAAACAAAATAGCAGGGGAGCTGACGAGGCAATGTACAATTGTCGTGAATGCGTGTCTTCGGGCACTAGCTAGGTGGTGTGTGTTTTGCCCATTGTCCCCACGTCAATTATGTGGGCGAATAGGTACAAACGTTGGCGATCCGTAGCATAATTAGACTCACTATTCATTACGTCCTGCAAGTTGCCGTGCAGGGGACCTCCGGTTCTTCGTCCACAATCCATTCCAGTGTCGGCCATTGATTCTTTGCCTTACTCGTTGGCAAGCTAGCGCTAATTTTATGTTGTTTAATTGCGATGATTAACAAGTCAAGAGTgtgttcttttgtttcttttcctAACTTTTCGTTATTGTTTTTCGTGTGCACGTTTTTCGCATGGTTAAACGatacaattaatttttttaagtatttttcttataaaaattgcttttcaaaaaatattaatcaatttttattttttaactaatacctaattaatcatatgctaattctCCACATGGTTTTATATCTAGGAGAAAAGAGTTTCCAACATTTTTAAAAGAACACGACCCAAGATTAAGTGATCACTTGGGATGTTCGTGGTGGTTTGGAGTCATTTTTTTTGCTCTATCAAAATTTCGACAACTTCTATAGTAGCAGAcgaatgccttttttttttttaccaaatttaTCCACACTGGTCCAAATTCTGTACTATAGGTAGTTCCAAACATTTTTGACACtattaaaattttggtactgcaaaacttaactttaAACCAAAGAAGCTCTATGAGCCAAAGTTGTTGCTGAAAATAGCTTTAAATAGTACCCGCTCTAATTAAAGCGAGGGTAAGTTTGCAATGTATAATTTCTACCCCAATATTCGTCCAAGTCAACTGTTAGGAGATACCGAAATGGGGAATGGTATTTGATCATTGGTTCAAGGTTCAAGTGGAGGGGTCTTTGCGCAAACTTTTTTAAACCCAATATAATAAGCTGTTTATATCACAGTAATTGCGCTAGGAATAGGATAGGATGTCATAAaagtgggaaaaaaaaacatttatgcCCTTTCCGatttaaagaaaaaatcatagaaattttggaattttcgttcatatatgattttttttcatatatagccTTTTGAATAAAAGGAATACATCATATGAAATCCTATGGAATACCACATTTTATACaagttttggagaaaatttaatatgaaatagaacctcatggaaagtTTCTTTAGTCTCTTTATCTCTCATAAATTCATCTGTTTTTCctacggtccaatcaaacgatcgttcatgtgttttgcaatcTAATATTTTGCACTTACATTTATGTCAaaatcctttattttttttatttctctgtTTACGATTTAAAATGATCCTTATAAGTTTAAAACTCATGGGACAACCTCCTCCATTTAAAAAACACAAAAGACCGAAGAACATCACCACACTGACCCTCTCCACTCTCAATATCATTCCCAAACACCATcaactaataaaaaaaagagcaatTACAATATAACAAGAGGACATCAATCTGTCGGAAAAAAGAGAATAAGAAAATGACACGAAGACCTGaattaaaatataacaaaagaACAAGGAATGACCAAATCACAATTTTTTTACATGACAGAATCTATAATAGAAGCAAAGGGGGGAAAATGGAAGGGCAATCCACGATATTCCGGGTTAACCCCAAGGGTACCTCCATTACAAAGCCAGCTCACCTCCCACTCTGTTTTACACTCATCATCAGTCATCACTACACGGCTCCCACTTCCCTCACTCCCACGCAGACACATCCCACACGCTAGGCACAAtgcgccacctccgcctcgccgccgcgctcctcctcgtcgtcctcttccccctcgccgtctccgccgccgacggcaaggcggcggcggcgccggcgaaggcgaaggcgccCGCGGCGCCCCCGCCAGCCCCGCCGAACATCACGGCGTCGATGGCGAAGGGCGGCTGCAAGGCGTTCGCGGCGCTGGTGGCGGCCTCGCCCGACGCGCTGTCCACGTTCCAGTcggccgccgacggcggcgtgACGGCGTTCTGCCCCACCGACGACGCCATGAGGGCGTTCATGCCCACGTACAAGAACCTCACCGCCGACGGCAAGGCGTCGCTGCTGCTCTTCCACGCCGTCCCGGTCTACTACTCGCTGCGGAGCCTCAAGTCCAACAACGGCGTCATGAACACCCTCGCCACCGACGGCTCCGCCAAGAACTTCAACTTCACGGTGCAGAACGAGGGCGACAAGGTGACCATCAAGACGGACGCCTCCGACGGCGTCGCGCGGATCAAGGACACGGTGTACGACAAGGACCCCATCGCCATCTACGCGGTGGACACGGTGCTCGAGCCGGTGGAGCTCTTCGAGCCCGCCGagtccccggcgccggcgcccgccCCGGTCGCCGACGCGCCCAAGGCCTCCAAGTCCAAGAAGGCGTCCCACCGGCACGTGGCGGACGCGCCCgggccggccggcgacgacgcgccgCCCGCCGACCAGAGGAAGAGCTCCAAGAagaacgacgccgccgccggcgcctcgtGCCTGCGGTGGCTCGCCGCcctgcccgtcgccgtcgccgtggccgccgccttGGCTTAGCGGCGCTCACATTTCGAGGTGGATCTGCAggagagggtggcggcggcgcgcggagtgTCGGTGGGCGGTGTCAGTGCGTGTTCTAGTGGCGTGTGCGTGTGagacttgtgtttttttttcttggatggAAACTGCATAaaaatttgtttgtttttcttctttgttcTTTCTTACTGCTCCATTGATGTTGTTagcatgaaaaagaaaaatcaaatattGATGTGGCATGGATATTCGAACAGTTTGATCAGAATTTGGGAAACTCAAATATCCCAAATGTTCATGTACATTTTCACAGCTACTACTACTGAATTACTACATAATGTAGGGATTATACTTGTCACGCACTCACGCAAATACTCCTATGGGAACTGGAATGCTGCTGTGTTGGTGGCGCTCACCTAATTTTGTCCGATATTTAAAATGGGTTTGTTGAGCTGAGCCTGATGCAGGGCTGGCTAGAGCGTTCTGTAGCTGCAGAGGCCAAGAAACAAAGGCGTGAAAAAGCCGAACGGGTGTCGCATGATTAAATAAATCGGAATTACTAAATGGCACTTGCCGCTCTAGGAACGTACTACCTGCTGCTTGAGTTGTCGGTGGGTGTAAAGCTCCATTTCTGCACTCCTTCAGTGATTGCTCTTGAGACCACTGGATGATCTACGAGGGAGAAAATGTCTACTGTTCTGTAAACATCTCCCTGTACTATACTAGCGATAAATTTTACTACCGCAGAATGCTGTTCCGTTTTAAAAGAGAGTATCCGAAGAGAATTCGCTGCCCAATTCAGAAGGAGAGCAACACAACACACCCGAATCCAAGGCTAGCCTAGTTGTATTGCATGCAGTTAACCCAGTTATGCACGGAATGGCAGGACCACCGTGTAATAATGGTCCAGACTCCAGACTCCATCCATAGTCGTGACGGGCCTCCTCTCCCCCAGATTTAACCAACACCTTATTACAATCTCTTTCCTCGGCGCGGGACGATACGCATCGCTTTGCAACCGTGCACGCGACCGAGACCGGACCGGGCACCGGGCGCTCCTCTCGTTTCCTGGCCCATCATCCGTCACCCACGAGAAAATTCCCCACGCGCACACGTCGGTCGGTCGGTCGAACCGGCCGTGCAGCGCGCGCGGGtggctgcgccgccaccacctcgcgGCTCTCGCGTAGTCGCGTTTTACGTACGTACGTTACCTACTCCCTCCTACCACTACCACCAACGTCGCATGCATCATGCAAAAACACCGAAGCGAGCGCAACCGCCAAGAatagccgcgccgcgccgcgcgcgcggccgccaaTTTCTCCGCGCATATCGCCGGACTGTTATTTATGCCGGATCCGTAGCAAACGATTGATCACAATCCACGCATCGTGCCTCTCTCGCCACGGATCTTTTAGGCGCAGGACCAACGGACAACAACGATGGCTCGTGGCCTCGCCGTTGCGTCGCTGCTGCTGGTCGCCCTCGCCGTGGTagcacggccgccgctcgccctggCAGTGAAGGATTACCCGGCCGACGCGTCGGCGGTGGCTAAGAAATCTCCAGCCAGTAAGGCTGACACGCCTACCACGGGTAAAGAATCCGTCGCTGGCAAGACCGACGTGGTCACGGTGGCTAAGAAATCTCCAGCTGGTAAGGCAGACACGTCTGCCACATATAAGGAATACGCCGCTGCAAAGGCCGACGCGGTCACGGTGACTAAGAAATCCCCAGCCGCCAAGGCTGACACGCCTACCACGAGTAAGGAATCTGCCGCTGGCAAGGCCAACGCGGCCACGGTGGCTAAGAAATCTCCAGCTGGTAAGGCAGACACGTCTGCCACTGCCACAGGTAAGGAATACGCCGCTGCCAAGGCCGACGCGATCACGGTGACTAAGAAATCACCAGCTGCCAAGGCTGACATGCCTGCCACGGGTAAGGAATCCATTGCCAAGGTCGACGCGGCCACGGTGGCTAAGGAATCCACCGCCGGCAAGACCGGCAAGAAGGCTGCGGCAAAGGAATTCACGATGTCCGGCAAGACCAACACTGAGGCCGACGCGGCCACGGTGGCTAAGAAATCCCTAGCCGGTAAGGCTGGCACACCTGCCACGGGTAAGGAATACGCCGTTACCAAGGCTGACGCAGCCACGGTGGCTAAGAAATCTCCAGCCGATAAGACGGGTAAGGAATCTGTCGTTGCCAAGGCCGACACGGCTACGGTGACAAAGAAATCCACAGCTGGCAAGACCGGCAAGAAGGTTGCGGCAAAGGAATCCCCCGCATCCCACAAGACCAGCATGGAGGCCGCAACAAAGAAATCCACTGCTAACAAGACCGGCACGGAGACCGCAGCAAAGGAATCCACGGTATCCGGCAAGACCGACACAGAAACCGCGGCAAAAGAATCTACAGCGCCCGGCAAGACCGACACGACGGCCGCGGTCAAGGAATCTACAGCCGGCAAAGGCGATGCACCCGCCATGGCTGAGAAATCCGCGGCAGGTAAGGCCGAGGCATCCGCCGCGGCAAAGGAATCCCCAACAAACAAGGCCgacgcagcggcggccggcccTACCAGTGGAGGCTACCAATACGTCAATTTCGTCATAAAGAATCCAGTCAAAGCCAAGGAAAAATCGAGTGACCGTGCCGATGGCCTTCCTATCGATCCGACGCCCGACGGCCAGATGATGCACTAACAACCCTAAATCCCCAATGTACGATTGATTTGATGTGTACTGCGTTTGTATTTGATTTTGTACATTTGCCATATTTGAGTTTTGTGGCGCCCAACTTGGGGCAAATCAAGTGCTCGTTTCATACAGTTTTCGAAGCAAACCAACAGAAGGGGTTGTAAAGGAATATAAAGAGGGTTGTGCTTGGAGAAAGTATTCTTTAACACCTACCCATATGATTTGCTCATACAAATATGATATAAATAGTTAGAACAAAAAATTGTATATTATGATAATACAAGTGTTGACGAAAAATTTGCGCTCGGCCGATGGCGATGGAACTGTGTTGGCACGAACTAAGTCGACGAACACAACGACCTGGGAGATCCacttaactctagtgcaggtccaaaggttgataaGATGCggacgtgccagtcagtttgatcatgcaactgacaagatatatacAAATAGCAAATTAATTAGTCGATCGACTGACAAGCTAATGGAGTAATTTCAGCCCATGCCAGTACTAACCAATAGCAATAAGattttgagctatcggctatatgGTTGATGTAGAATCTGACACTGGGTATAAATAAAGACAATCGACTAATAATAATGTAATAGAACAAtgatataatccagtagaaactaATCGGCTAAAAATGATAtaatagaataagcactgatctgaAGTTTAAAGCATACTTCGGCTGGAGAtccgatgtcattaaatccaAATGATTGGATAAACAATCAAACCTTTTGTTGCAATCGGCTAACtcataagccgatgcaacgtccaaaTAACTCATCGTCTGAAACCTCAATGAAACCTATATTGGCaatcaaaaagcaggctagaggttatagttctaagcacgactaggGTTGATGTAGCgcaaagtatgaaaagaaacataatatctagacaatcaagcccttgactgattttcaggttGGTAGAtatcttagctaatctaatatgGTAAAGCAAATTAGCCGATACGGGCATAAACCTTAAAATGAATCTTAGCCGATACAAATAAATTGAACTacaaactagattaactaagatatatgatagatAGGTACTTACATTGATAAGATCAGAGTGTCAAAGCCCTAGTCCCACCGATGCAAACAGCCGTGACAAGTATAAACTCATCGAAAAGGTAGAAAAGTAAAAATGGTGGTGATGTGTCGAATTTTTATTGATCATGGAGATaatttacaatgaccccgggtgtacatatttatacttatGGGTAGATACTATCCTTGTTGGATAAGAAAGAagcttttctaaagataaaaggaaaaggaacATAAAGTTCTTATTGGACACTAAACATACTTTCCTAAAaaatcagattttttgttttttttgttacggctaaaatataatgaatttgacgttaagattttaaccctaggtgtaatacaattgaaagtatgtgtatgattttttctagattttttggtgacattttttagttggtgtgcacgtgtgtacacgtgagggtctgtgtgtataggatatgttgcctagTTAAAATGAGCTGACTCAAGCGCTATGTTAGCTAATAATGGCAGAGTGGTAAATTACGAAACTTATAGTCCAATTTAAAAGAACTTTATAATAAGTCACTGTAAACGTTAGGGTTAATATGATCAATATCATTATATTGTGCcgaattaagaaaaatatcattACTATTTACGATATCAACTTAGTGCCACTGAAATTTTGTATAATTAACGTTTTTCATCCAATTCTGCTagctctctccctcttcctccctcaTATTTGGAAGGTGGTGAGGCGAGCCAATGATCTTGGATCGATGAGCGACAAGCGACAAGTGGTAGCAGGACTGGCGAGCGACGTGACGTGGTCACCCACCACGAGGAGATCGACGGCAtgtttgagaagcttgtcggTGAGGCCGCCAAGCTCGCCCGGTACAACAAGAAGCCCACCATCACCTCCAGGGAGATCCAGACCTCTGtccgcctcgtcctcctcggcgAGCTCGCCAAGCATGCCGTCTCCGAGGGTGCTAAGGCCGTCACCAAGTTCACTAGCTCTTAGGCGCTCTAGGGTCTAATAGTTCTTGGCGATTCTCTTTCGTTGTAGCGAGTTTCTGGCAGCGATGGTAGTTGCCCTGCCTATCTCTGATTTCTATCTCGGGTGTATAGTGTTTGTGTCTAGTGCTGGCTGAATTCTAGGGTATGTACAATCAAGGACACTCATCCTTACTAACTGAGGACACTCTCTGGGAAACTCCCTCAAAGGAGGATACCCCTAGTAGCCCAACGAATGTCTCTAACCCAAAAAAGCCCATGTAGGTATTTTACTATACCACCCCTCTTCTCCCtcgctctctcttcctctcattTACTCTCGCGTACTCGCCACCAAGGAGGAGACACGCGACGCCTCCGCCGGCTCGACGcctctcaccctctctctcctGTCTCGAGGCTCGGTGGCGGGCACGGCGCCGGTGGAGGAGGGCGGGGAGGATGGTGCGACGCTCCCTCCGCCTGTTGCTGTCGCGGGGTTGTCACCGAGTCATCTCCATCGCCGGAAGTTGCGGGGTCGTGGCCAGATCTAGTgcaccgcctctctctccctcttcgtcCCACCTCCACCCTCGTCCTCCCTGCCTCCGGCATCACCGCGCTagccgccggcgcctcctcctgctcctccggCTCAAGGGGaacgagagagaaagagaggggagaggatggAAGGGGAATATGGAGGTGGATAACCCGTTGCCGCAGCGCGTGGCTCGAGCCCGTCCCTTGACcgaaaaggaggaggagacgcgTCGCCTAGGTGGGGGTCGCGTAGCGTTGTGGGGAGCCGGCTCTGGCGGAAAGGCTAACGGTGAGCGGATGGAGCAGGGCGGGGGGACGGGCTGGGGATACGTATTGCTGATGCCCTAAGAAGCTCGTGGTTATGCCTGTTAAATTCCGATCTTGAATATCAATGTTGACGGTTTGCAGCCTCTGGTTGCCGAACTGTTGTCATGTATCGTGTCATTTTTGTGTGGAATTTCAGATGCGGTGGTATTGAACATATGTTCAGTTTTTGTTGTtctggatttgcttcagtgctcGTTTCACGTCTTGTAAAGTTACTGAAACTGAATTATTCAgttcttacattttttttttggtttgaaggtttttattttatttttatggaGTTTTACTGGTATTTGGATACAGCCACTTGCACAGTTTCGAAATTTTTATCTTGGGAACAATACTGAGATTGGGCACCGCTCATCATCAGCTAAACTGTTCAAACCAAGAGCAGAGAGATCATATTCGGTGGCTTGAGTTTGGTTTAATTCGAATTGTGGCTGCGGGGATAGGCGCTTTGTAGTTTTGGCGggctttgaaaattttcaattggGTATTCGATTCCACGGGATCGTGTGGGCGGGAGCTTCAGAAATTTGGTGGGACTGAGAAAAGCCGCTTGAAAATTGAAGGGTCGAAGCGTGATCACGTGGTTTGCTTTTGGCGGGAGCCTAAATTTTGGGGAACTTGTTTACGTTTCGCAAACTGAACTTGAAAAATTGAGGTTGGAGCTTGAAAACTGAGGTTTGGTGGGATCTTGTTTTGATTTTGAGTTTGGGCGGATTGACAAGTGATACTCCTGAAATTTCAAGAAAAGAAGTGATACTCCTGGTCTACTACCTtgtactagtactccctccgtaaaaaaaaataaaccctaggtttccgtgtaacgtttgactgtccgtcttatatgaattatttttataattagtatttttattgttgttagatgataaaacatgattaatattttatgcgtgatttatctttttaattttttttatatatttttttcaaataagacagacggtcaaatgttggacacagaaatcagggtttgtgtttttttaacgAAGGGAATATGACTGTAGGAGaatgtcagaaaaaaaatcactggaAATATTATCAGGACACCGATGAGCGAGGGACCAACGAATTCGCAGCTGTCTTCCTTGATCTTATTTTCTGATAGCCATGACAATATCCTGTTAAATTTGCTGGAATAAAATAAGCATATATTAGTATTCATCTTGGCCATTTAATTTCAGATTCCAAAATGCAAGCTATGCCTCTGGAATTGGCTTACTAAAGTCCAGCTTACACAAATGACCGAAAGTCGAAATTGGTTGATTGATTCCACCATCCTAGGCTGTGTTTAATTCtgcgctaaaattagaagtttaaagaaaaaagttagaagtttacgtgtgtaggaaagttttaatgtgatggaaaagttgaaagtttgaaaaaaaaagttaggaactaaactcCGGCCCTaatattactctctccgtttcacaatgtaagtcattctaacatttttcacatttatattgatatagattcattaacatcaatatgaatttgaaaaatgatagaatgacttacattataaaatagAGTAAGTACCATTCTTTTTAGAAAACCTTCCGGGACTAATGACATGGCAATCTCACCTTGGAGGTTTGTGCTTTGAACTGGTTTGAGATTGCTCCGAATGAATTATGAGAATATTCTGTAAAACAAGCTTATGATGCCATTTATCATCtcacaaaattcaactaaagtAACTCATACAAGGAGAAACAAGAGATTAAATTCATTTAACTACAAAATTCATTTTAGAAGCAATTTTAATCGTTATTAAGTCTGCCGGAAGTTCGAGGAGTAAACTTGACTTTTAACATGGCCCATAATTGCATCGGAAGCATGGGCTGTGGCCCATTACAAAGCAACGTCACCGTTCCGGGCAGAAAACCTGGTCCTCCCCGCCCCACACCCTCGCCACGTCACCGATCCGCGCCCAACGCATCCGTCCCGTCGGTTCCGAACCCAACGGACGCTCCCGATGTGTTCCACGTCATCGATCCGCGGCACCCCGCCTCCCACCAATCGCGCACCACCTCTCCACCGCTATAAAATCGCCAACTCGTCTTCtccgcacaacacaatccaatCTCCAAATCAGAAACACACTCGCCTCGCCTCCTTTCGCTCGTTTCgtccaacaccaccaccaccaccaccgatcTCGATGGCGCCCAAGGCCGAGAAGAAGCCCGCGGAGAAGAAGCCGGCGGAGGAGAAGGCCGGCGAGAAGGCGCCCGCGGCCGGGAAGAAGCCCAAGGCCGAGAAGCGGCTGCCGGCGTCCAAgggggagaagggcggcgagggcAAGAAGGAGCGC encodes:
- the LOC4345902 gene encoding fasciclin-like arabinogalactan protein 1; this encodes MRHLRLAAALLLVVLFPLAVSAADGKAAAAPAKAKAPAAPPPAPPNITASMAKGGCKAFAALVAASPDALSTFQSAADGGVTAFCPTDDAMRAFMPTYKNLTADGKASLLLFHAVPVYYSLRSLKSNNGVMNTLATDGSAKNFNFTVQNEGDKVTIKTDASDGVARIKDTVYDKDPIAIYAVDTVLEPVELFEPAESPAPAPAPVADAPKASKSKKASHRHVADAPGPAGDDAPPADQRKSSKKNDAAAGASCLRWLAALPVAVAVAAALA
- the LOC4345903 gene encoding uncharacterized protein, yielding MARGLAVASLLLVALAVVARPPLALAVKDYPADASAVAKKSPASKADTPTTGKESVAGKTDVVTVAKKSPAGKADTSATYKEYAAAKADAVTVTKKSPAAKADTPTTSKESAAGKANAATVAKKSPAGKADTSATATGKEYAAAKADAITVTKKSPAAKADMPATGKESIAKVDAATVAKESTAGKTGKKAAAKEFTMSGKTNTEADAATVAKKSLAGKAGTPATGKEYAVTKADAATVAKKSPADKTGKESVVAKADTATVTKKSTAGKTGKKVAAKESPASHKTSMEAATKKSTANKTGTETAAKESTVSGKTDTETAAKESTAPGKTDTTAAVKESTAGKGDAPAMAEKSAAGKAEASAAAKESPTNKADAAAAGPTSGGYQYVNFVIKNPVKAKEKSSDRADGLPIDPTPDGQMMH